A stretch of Physeter macrocephalus isolate SW-GA chromosome 6, ASM283717v5, whole genome shotgun sequence DNA encodes these proteins:
- the LOC102996369 gene encoding LOW QUALITY PROTEIN: methylcrotonoyl-CoA carboxylase subunit alpha, mitochondrial-like (The sequence of the model RefSeq protein was modified relative to this genomic sequence to represent the inferred CDS: inserted 1 base in 1 codon; deleted 1 base in 1 codon), which yields MAATSALSVLLVAAERNRWQLVPSLVLPLRGWTWKQRAMKYATTTGRNITKVLIANRGEIACRVIRTAKKMGVQSVAVYSEADRNSMHVDMADEAHSIGPAPSQQSYLSMEKIIQVAKISAAQAIHPGYGFLSENMEFAELCKQEGIIFIGPPSSAIRDMGIKSTAKSIMAAAGVPVVEGYHGEDQSDQCLKEHAGRIGYPVKIKAIRGGGGKGMRIIRSEKEFQEQLESARREARKSFNDDAMLIEKFVDTPRHVEVQVFGDHHGNAVYLFERDCSVQRRHQKIIGEAPGPGIKPXRKKLGKAAIRAAKAVNYVGAGTVEFIMDSKHNFYFMEMNTRLQVEHPVTEMITGTDLVEWQLRIAAGEKIPLSQEEITLWGHAFEARIYAEDPNNNFMPGAGPLVHLSTPRADLATRIETGVRQGDEVSVHYDPMIAKLVVWAADRQAALTKLRYSLRQYSIVGLHTNIDFLLKLSGHPEFEAGNVHTDFIPQHRKELLPHRKTTAKEFLCQAALGLILKEKALTDVFKIQTQDQYSFVSSSGRRLNICYTRSMALRDGKNNVAIAVTYNRDGSHSMQIEDKTFHVLGDLCSEGDCTYLKSSVNGVASKTKLIILENTIYLFSMDGSIQIGIPVPRYLSSVSSEGTQGGAVAPKTGTVEKVFVKAGDEVRAGESLMVMIAMKMQHTIKAPKDGTIKKVFNKEGSQANRHPPLVEFEEEESDKREAE from the exons ATGGCGGCGACCTCTGCGTTGTCGGTCCTGCTGGTGGCGGCGGAGAGGAACCGATGGCAGCTAGTCCCAAGTTTGGTGCTGCCGCTGAGGGGATGGACTTGGAAGCAAAGAGCCATGAAGTATGCAACTACCACAGGACGAAACATTACCAAGGTCCTCATTGCAAACAGAGGAGAAATTGCCTGCAGGGTGATACGAACAGCCAAAAAAATGGGTGTACAGTCTGTGGCTGTTTATAGTGAAGCCGACAGGAATTCCATGCATGTTGACATGGCAGATGAAGCACATTCCATCGGCCCCGCTCCCTCACAGCAGAGCTACCTTTCTATGGAGAAAATCATTCAAGTGGCCAAGATCTCTGCTGCACAGGCTATCCATCCGGGATATGGTTTTCTCTCGGAAAACATGGAATTTGCCGAACTGTGCAAGCaagaaggaattatttttataGGTCCTCCTTCATCAGCAATTAGAGACATGGGTATAAAGAGCACAGCCAAATCCATCATGGCTGCTGCTGGAGTGCCTGTTGTGGAAGGTTATCATGGTGAGGACCAATCAGACCAATGCCTGAAAGAGCATGCTGGGAGAATCGGTTACCCCGTCAAGATTAAAGCCATCCGTGGTGGAGGAGGAAAAGGTATGAGGATCATTAGATCCGAAAAAGAATTTCAAGAGCAGTTAGAATCAGCGCGGAGAGAAGCTAGGAAGTCTTTCAATGATGATGCGATGCTGATTGAGAAGTTTGTGGACACACCAAGGCATGTGGAAGTCCAGGTGTTTGGTGACCACCATGGCAATGCTGTGTACTTGTTTGAAAGAGACTGTAGTGTACAGAGGAGACATCAGAAGATCATTGGGGAGGCCCCAGGGCCTGGTATTAAAC GAAGAAAAAAGCTCGGAAAAGCTGCCATCAGAGCTGCTAAAGCTGTAAATTATGTTGGTGCAGGAACCGTGGAGTTTATTATGGACTCAAAGCACAATTTCTACTTCATGGAGATGAATACAAGGCTGCAAGTGGAACATCCTGTTACTGAGATGATCACAGGAACTGACTTGGTGGAATGGCAGCTTAGGATTGCAGCAGGAGAGAAGATTCCTTTGAGCCAGGAAGAGATAACTCTGTGGGGCCATGCCTTTGAAGCTAGAATATATGCAGAAGATCCTAACAATAACTTCATGCCAGGGGCTGGACCATTAGTGCATCTCTCCACCCCTCGAGCAGACCTTGCCACTAGGATTGAAACTGGAGTACGGCAAGGAGATGAAGTTTCAGTGCATTATGACCCCATGATTGCAAAGCTGGTTGTGTGGGCTGCAGATCGCCAGGCAGCCTTGACGAAACTGAGGTACAGCCTTCGACAGTACAGTATTGTTGGGCTGCACACCAACATTGACTTCCTCCTCAAACTGTCTGGCCACCCAGAGTTTGAAGCTGGGAACGTGCACACTGATTTCATCCCTCAGCACCGCAAAGAATTGTTGCCCCATCGGAAGACCACAGCCAAAGAATTTTTATGCCAGGCAGCTCTGGGGCTCATCCTCAAGGAGAAAGCTCTGACTGATGTTTTCAAAATCCAGACACAAGATCAATACTCTTTTGTATCCAGCAGTGGAAGAAGACTGAATATCTGTTATACCAGAAGCATGGCTCTTAGGGATGGT AAAAACAATGTAGCCATAGCTGTAACATATAACCGTGATGGGTCACATAGCATGCAGATTGAAGATAAAACTTTCCATGTCCTTGGTGATCTTTGCAGTGAGGGAGACTGCACTTACCTGAAATCTTCTGTTAATGGAGTTGCTAGTAAAACTAAGCTGATTATCCTGGAAAAcactatttacttattttccatgGATGGAAGTATTCAGATTGGCATTCCAGTCCCCAGATACTTGTCTTCAGTGAGCTCAGAAGGAACCCAAGGAGGTGCCGTAGCTCCTAAGACTGGAACTGTTGAAAAGGTGTTTGTGAAAGCTGGAGACGAAGTAAGAGCTGGAGAATCTTTGATGGTTATGATCGCCATGAAGATGCAGCATACCATAAAGGCTCCAAAGGATGGCACTATCAAGAAAGTGTTCAACAAAGAAGGTTCTCAGGCCAACAGACACCCTCCTTTAGTCGAGTTTGAGGAGGAAGAATCTGACAAAAGGGAAGCAGAATAA